From Desulfocurvus vexinensis DSM 17965, a single genomic window includes:
- a CDS encoding GPW/gp25 family protein — protein sequence MALDFLGRGLKFPFRFQRRSGGAQISSATSTEHEHIHESIIQILGTRPGERFMRPEFGSRLKDLVFEPNDEVLKGLIRHYVIDAVKRWEKRVVITGVSFDDSPSNKDSNLLPVRIAYRVIQSQVEGNLVYPFYREPRQSAPPRQFRSVAGK from the coding sequence ATGGCTTTGGATTTCCTCGGACGCGGGTTGAAGTTTCCCTTCCGTTTTCAGCGGCGGTCCGGGGGCGCACAGATCTCTTCGGCCACCTCCACCGAACACGAACATATCCACGAGAGCATCATTCAGATTCTCGGCACCCGGCCGGGCGAACGCTTCATGCGCCCGGAATTCGGATCGAGGCTCAAGGACTTGGTGTTCGAGCCCAATGACGAGGTGTTGAAGGGCCTGATCCGCCATTACGTGATCGACGCCGTGAAACGCTGGGAGAAACGGGTCGTCATCACCGGCGTCTCCTTCGACGATTCCCCCTCCAATAAGGACAGCAACCTTCTTCCGGTCCGCATCGCCTATCGCGTCATTCAAAGCCAGGTGGAAGGCAACCTGGTTTATCCCTTCTACCGCGAACCGCGTCAATCCGCTCCGCCCCGACAGTTCCGCTCCGTCGCCGGTAAGTAA
- a CDS encoding baseplate J/gp47 family protein codes for MGRASIAYTNKDYDSLRRELLARVPQLTDRWTDFNASDLGVVLLELFCGIGDMLAYYLDAQAAEAFLPTARQRQNVINLCKLISYRLDGPVAATTALRFSLAAPLDADLVIPAGTTCRARLEENDIVFETAEDATIPRSRTSVDAGARQGKRKTETFTADGDTSDPIILAGKEIAHGSIRVWVQDQEWTEVSHFQESGSDSCHFMAETDALDITRIVFGDGLRGAVPDSGAEIRVQYLETLGAEGNLGPNLVTELLTAVYLDGGLVPLAVTNPVPATGGAASETLEHARKQAPAEVRSLWKAVTKEDYLALAEGFPGVAKTQVLDVNDCKNIRYYQVNLAVAPDGGGPPSTLLKQDLAEYLESRKVITVEINLFDPVYRPVSIDAEVFAYAGEDLDLVRSRVEQALADYFAFDRMSFGAPVHFSDLVALLDGVRGVSHVRMYTPTQDVDISAGQIAALGQVNLDVRRAS; via the coding sequence ATGGGCAGAGCAAGCATCGCTTACACGAACAAGGACTACGACTCCCTGCGCCGGGAACTGCTGGCGCGGGTGCCGCAGCTCACCGACCGCTGGACGGATTTCAACGCGTCCGACCTCGGCGTCGTGTTGCTGGAACTCTTCTGCGGCATCGGCGACATGCTGGCCTACTACCTCGACGCCCAGGCGGCGGAGGCATTCCTGCCCACCGCCCGTCAGCGGCAGAACGTCATCAACCTCTGCAAGCTTATCAGCTACCGGCTCGACGGGCCGGTGGCCGCAACCACCGCTTTGCGTTTCTCCCTGGCCGCGCCCCTCGACGCGGATCTGGTGATCCCGGCGGGAACGACGTGCAGGGCCCGTCTGGAAGAAAACGACATCGTGTTCGAGACGGCCGAAGACGCGACGATCCCTCGGAGCCGGACGAGCGTCGATGCAGGCGCGCGCCAGGGAAAACGCAAGACCGAGACCTTCACGGCAGACGGGGACACGAGCGATCCGATCATCCTGGCCGGAAAGGAAATCGCCCACGGTTCGATCCGTGTGTGGGTGCAGGACCAGGAATGGACCGAGGTCTCCCACTTCCAGGAAAGCGGCTCCGACTCGTGCCACTTCATGGCCGAGACCGATGCGCTGGACATCACCCGGATCGTCTTCGGCGACGGATTGCGCGGAGCGGTTCCCGACTCCGGCGCGGAAATCCGCGTCCAGTACCTCGAAACCCTCGGAGCCGAAGGCAACTTGGGTCCCAACCTCGTCACCGAGCTTCTCACGGCCGTCTACCTCGACGGCGGTCTGGTTCCTCTCGCGGTAACCAACCCGGTCCCCGCGACCGGCGGAGCCGCCAGCGAGACGCTGGAGCACGCCCGAAAACAGGCTCCGGCCGAGGTGCGCTCGCTCTGGAAAGCGGTCACCAAGGAGGACTATCTGGCCTTGGCGGAGGGGTTCCCCGGTGTGGCCAAGACCCAGGTCCTCGACGTCAACGACTGCAAGAACATCCGCTACTACCAGGTCAACCTGGCCGTGGCCCCGGACGGCGGCGGTCCGCCGTCAACGCTTCTCAAACAGGACCTCGCCGAATACCTCGAATCGCGCAAAGTCATCACCGTCGAGATCAACCTCTTCGATCCCGTCTACCGGCCGGTCTCGATTGACGCGGAGGTGTTCGCCTATGCCGGCGAAGACCTCGACCTGGTCCGGAGCCGCGTCGAACAGGCCTTGGCGGACTACTTCGCCTTCGACCGCATGAGCTTCGGCGCACCGGTCCATTTCTCGGATCTGGTCGCGCTTCTGGACGGCGTGCGGGGCGTGAGCCACGTGCGCATGTACACGCCGACCCAGGACGTCGACATCAGCGCCGGCCAGATCGCGGCGCTCGGTCAGGTCAACCTCGACGTGCGGAGGGCGTCCTGA
- a CDS encoding phage tail protein, translating to MSSYFEKKLIDLLPPLYRERDESGDLDAFLKVPAASLDELKVLAERFPEIFDIGRCEERFLPFLGEIVGHRFDPTVDAAAQRRLIREAIEIYRRKATIPAIGRSLVDIGWEGRIEETFHKALRLNRRSVVGRAKLPGLIYSLGVYRIDSDNLVQGVRDALPFHHPAGTRVFFLQWLYTLLSMESDFEAVIKKVVERVCLGHLHETFVVNHNALNTDFHLTRKNKTWGWWRITDGTTLMQDIERAAVCVSRWHGRSPRFRLNTGNLNAERLPNLWISERRAAFCCEIETKPVVEPGVSFIRLAGQDLNRSRLNRSAQPCRIKFRQKDMLAEAVQDAPDLTGDRRTHRYGKRSRLSHWFRVGHSRLGRDDKVSGAAVGRHLFITAYADAQWSEVSGAWDIVDRWRARRPGFSLNNKALNLAELTDAYVTEARASFEMDVETGIPRRRRVETLLLNHRRLNHTGLLLSVDRTRPMRLGSMPLNASGFRKSKPCLRWRFRQRDDHAQATAGFEAAANQYTVTQWPAA from the coding sequence ATGTCCTCCTACTTCGAAAAGAAACTCATTGACCTGCTTCCGCCGCTCTACCGCGAACGGGATGAGTCCGGCGATCTGGATGCCTTTCTCAAGGTCCCGGCCGCGAGCCTGGACGAACTCAAGGTACTGGCCGAGCGTTTCCCCGAGATCTTCGACATCGGGCGTTGCGAGGAGCGGTTCCTGCCGTTTCTCGGTGAGATCGTCGGTCACCGTTTCGATCCTACCGTCGATGCCGCCGCCCAGCGCAGGCTTATCCGCGAGGCCATAGAGATTTACCGGCGCAAGGCAACCATCCCCGCCATCGGCCGATCGCTCGTTGACATCGGGTGGGAGGGGCGCATCGAGGAGACTTTCCACAAGGCGCTGCGCCTGAACCGCCGTTCGGTTGTCGGACGGGCGAAGCTTCCCGGGCTGATCTACAGCCTGGGCGTCTACCGCATCGACAGCGATAACCTCGTCCAGGGAGTCCGGGACGCGCTGCCCTTCCATCATCCCGCGGGTACGCGGGTTTTCTTCCTGCAGTGGCTCTACACACTCCTGTCCATGGAGTCGGATTTCGAGGCGGTCATCAAGAAGGTCGTCGAGCGGGTGTGCCTCGGGCATCTGCACGAAACGTTCGTGGTCAACCACAATGCCCTGAACACGGATTTCCATCTCACCCGCAAGAACAAGACCTGGGGTTGGTGGCGGATCACCGACGGCACCACGCTCATGCAGGATATCGAGCGAGCCGCGGTGTGCGTCTCCCGCTGGCATGGTCGCTCGCCCCGGTTCCGCCTGAACACCGGCAACCTCAACGCCGAACGCCTGCCGAACCTGTGGATCAGCGAACGACGTGCGGCGTTCTGCTGCGAGATCGAAACCAAACCCGTAGTGGAACCCGGCGTCTCGTTCATCCGGCTGGCGGGCCAGGACCTGAATCGTTCGCGCCTGAACCGTTCCGCGCAGCCTTGCCGGATCAAGTTCCGCCAGAAAGACATGCTCGCGGAAGCCGTCCAGGATGCGCCCGACCTCACGGGAGACCGCCGCACGCACCGGTACGGGAAGCGGTCGCGGCTCTCCCATTGGTTCCGCGTCGGGCATTCGAGGCTCGGAAGGGACGACAAGGTCTCCGGCGCGGCCGTGGGCCGTCACCTTTTCATCACCGCTTACGCCGACGCTCAGTGGTCGGAGGTATCCGGCGCATGGGACATCGTCGACCGCTGGCGCGCCCGCAGGCCCGGCTTTTCCCTGAACAACAAGGCGCTCAACCTCGCCGAACTGACCGACGCCTATGTGACCGAGGCCCGCGCATCCTTCGAGATGGACGTGGAAACGGGCATTCCGCGCAGAAGACGCGTGGAGACGCTTCTGCTCAACCACCGCAGACTGAATCACACAGGCTTGCTCCTGTCCGTGGACCGGACCCGGCCGATGCGGCTCGGCTCGATGCCGCTCAACGCCTCGGGCTTCCGCAAGTCGAAGCCTTGCCTTCGCTGGCGTTTCCGCCAGCGGGACGATCACGCTCAGGCGACAGCCGGTTTCGAGGCGGCGGCGAACCAATACACGGTCACCCAATGGCCGGCGGCATAG